From Micromonospora rifamycinica, a single genomic window includes:
- a CDS encoding DUF397 domain-containing protein → MNDLVGAVWRTSSRSNDQGLCVEVADNLARTRAVVGVRDSKDPSGPALVIGPPGWTAFVDAVREGLFRP, encoded by the coding sequence ATGAACGATCTCGTCGGCGCGGTGTGGCGCACCAGTAGCCGCTCGAACGACCAGGGGCTCTGTGTGGAGGTGGCGGACAATCTCGCCCGTACCCGGGCAGTGGTCGGGGTACGCGACTCCAAGGACCCGTCGGGTCCGGCCCTGGTCATCGGCCCGCCGGGCTGGACGGCGTTCGTCGACGCCGTGCGGGAGGGGCTGTTCCGCCCCTGA
- a CDS encoding SRPBCC family protein, translating into MSTVAVTEFVEASAVDVWALLTDLPVRVDWLCTVSAVELLTPGRLAPGTAWRETRTRPDGGDQPEEFVVLAAEPPHRLVLSSPGIGVDYRITWTLRAVQRRRRGRTAVTVEHRAVPTAPYGRMVALLFGGLAARTVEGAIRRDLTALAGTVHRVGRATAA; encoded by the coding sequence ATGTCGACGGTTGCGGTCACCGAGTTCGTCGAGGCGTCGGCCGTCGACGTGTGGGCACTCCTGACCGACCTGCCGGTCCGCGTCGACTGGCTCTGCACGGTCAGCGCCGTCGAGCTGCTCACCCCCGGGCGGCTCGCCCCGGGCACCGCCTGGCGGGAGACCCGCACCCGGCCGGACGGCGGCGACCAGCCGGAGGAGTTCGTCGTGCTGGCCGCCGAGCCGCCGCACCGGCTGGTGCTCAGCTCCCCCGGCATCGGGGTGGACTACCGGATCACCTGGACCCTGCGTGCCGTGCAGCGTCGCCGCCGGGGCCGTACCGCCGTCACCGTCGAGCACCGGGCGGTGCCGACCGCCCCGTACGGCCGGATGGTGGCGCTGCTCTTCGGCGGCCTGGCGGCCCGGACGGTGGAGGGCGCGATCCGGCGGGACCTGACCGCCCTGGCCGGCACCGTGCACCGTGTCGGCCGGGCCACCGCCGCCTGA
- a CDS encoding outer membrane protein assembly factor BamB family protein: protein MGFPEGRRRPVVAVATLLTLAVVVGIGYRVLAPAEVSTPARGAPPAAGTPAIGVVGRLPVAPLVVAGRLRVYAAERQLYADQPADGRNRVTPFWSYRRWPASLDGVLATGTTVLSRWSDGKLVALDALTGRVAWRADGPTPVDAPPARRTGAATVWDPRGISVTPAPAGRTVLVVSGSGGPRGYDLADGRPLWRVDGDRDCRTDLGTTAAGQVFSVDSCDGRTAVEFRDGVTGTVATRWRPPDAPARFTVTPVGCLTPRSQCRGLRTDDGSGGRGWQVGPGAPMAAPALDAADTTLVGELAVGDDGGVLKGWEARSGKERWQRGDLGPVRVLATEAGRLYVLTERRELITLDPVTGAQRSRFPMTPGRDGIGWKPGRAYAAGGYVAVERLRERADPDDDDQAYFLMAEPVVLAAT from the coding sequence ATGGGATTCCCAGAAGGGCGACGGCGACCCGTGGTCGCGGTCGCCACGCTGCTCACCCTCGCGGTGGTCGTCGGCATCGGCTACCGGGTGCTCGCGCCCGCCGAGGTCAGCACGCCCGCCCGGGGCGCACCCCCGGCGGCGGGCACCCCGGCGATCGGGGTGGTGGGCCGGCTGCCGGTCGCGCCGTTGGTGGTCGCGGGACGGCTCCGGGTCTACGCCGCCGAGCGTCAGCTCTACGCCGACCAGCCCGCCGACGGCCGCAACCGGGTCACCCCGTTCTGGTCGTACCGGCGCTGGCCCGCCTCGCTCGACGGGGTGCTGGCGACCGGCACGACGGTGCTCAGCCGCTGGTCGGACGGGAAGCTGGTGGCGCTGGACGCGCTCACCGGCCGGGTCGCCTGGCGGGCCGACGGGCCGACGCCGGTCGACGCCCCACCCGCCCGACGCACCGGGGCGGCCACCGTCTGGGATCCGCGCGGGATCTCCGTCACCCCCGCCCCGGCGGGCCGGACCGTCCTGGTGGTCTCCGGGTCGGGTGGTCCGCGCGGTTACGACCTCGCCGACGGGCGGCCGCTCTGGCGGGTCGACGGCGACCGGGACTGCCGCACCGACCTGGGTACCACCGCCGCCGGGCAGGTCTTCTCCGTCGACTCCTGCGACGGCCGGACGGCGGTCGAGTTCCGGGACGGGGTCACCGGCACGGTCGCCACCCGCTGGCGACCACCGGACGCCCCCGCCCGGTTCACCGTCACCCCGGTCGGTTGCCTCACCCCCCGGTCGCAGTGCCGGGGGCTGCGCACCGACGACGGCTCCGGCGGCCGGGGCTGGCAGGTCGGCCCGGGTGCGCCGATGGCCGCCCCCGCGCTGGACGCCGCCGACACCACCCTGGTCGGCGAGCTGGCCGTCGGCGACGACGGCGGGGTGCTCAAGGGGTGGGAGGCGCGCAGCGGCAAGGAGCGCTGGCAGCGCGGCGACCTGGGGCCGGTCCGGGTCCTCGCCACCGAGGCCGGACGGCTCTACGTGCTGACCGAACGACGGGAACTGATCACCCTCGACCCGGTCACCGGCGCGCAGCGGTCCCGGTTCCCGATGACCCCCGGCCGGGACGGCATCGGTTGGAAACCCGGCCGGGCGTACGCGGCCGGCGGTTACGTCGCGGTGGAGCGGCTGCGGGAGCGCGCCGACCCGGACGACGACGACCAGGCGTACTTCCTGATGGCCGAGCCGGTGGTGCTCGCCGCGACCTGA
- the hisC gene encoding histidinol-phosphate transaminase, whose translation MTDTGRHQPPLRLTRADLDALPNYVPGRSPADLARELGLAEAIKLASNEVPYGPLPGVVEAVTEAVTGSHRYPDMGVVALRTALAERYGVDPDRVATGCGSVALAEHLVRATCLPGDELLYSWRSFEAYPIIAATSGASSVRVPNDAGHGHDLAAMAAAVTDRTRMVLVCNPNNPTGTAVHRPELDRFLDAVGDDVLVVIDEAYREFVTDPAVPDGLTYLDRPNVVVLRTLSKAWGLAGLRIGWLVGAPEVAAAVRKVVTPFSTSTAAQAGALAALAQADEVERRCALVVAERDRVTEALRKLVPDVPTSQANFVWLPLGERAVAFGRACETRGVIVRPFAGDGVRVTIGTPAENDAFLAAAEAALS comes from the coding sequence ATGACCGACACCGGACGTCACCAGCCCCCGCTGCGGCTGACCCGCGCCGACCTGGACGCCCTGCCGAACTACGTTCCCGGGCGCAGCCCCGCCGACCTGGCCCGCGAGCTGGGCCTGGCCGAGGCGATCAAGCTGGCCAGCAACGAGGTGCCGTACGGGCCGCTGCCCGGGGTGGTCGAGGCGGTCACCGAGGCGGTCACCGGGTCGCACCGCTACCCGGACATGGGCGTGGTGGCGCTGCGCACCGCGCTCGCCGAACGGTACGGCGTGGACCCCGACCGGGTCGCCACCGGCTGCGGGTCGGTGGCGCTGGCCGAGCACCTGGTCCGGGCCACCTGCCTGCCCGGCGACGAGCTGCTCTACTCGTGGCGCTCGTTCGAGGCGTACCCGATCATCGCGGCGACCAGCGGCGCGAGCAGCGTGCGGGTGCCCAACGACGCCGGCCACGGGCACGACCTGGCGGCGATGGCCGCGGCGGTGACCGACCGGACCCGGATGGTGCTGGTCTGCAACCCCAACAACCCCACCGGCACGGCGGTGCACCGGCCGGAGCTGGACCGGTTCCTCGACGCCGTGGGCGACGACGTGCTGGTCGTCATCGACGAGGCGTACCGGGAGTTCGTCACCGACCCGGCGGTGCCGGACGGCCTGACCTACCTGGACCGGCCCAACGTGGTGGTGCTGCGCACCCTGTCCAAGGCGTGGGGGCTGGCCGGGCTGCGGATCGGCTGGCTGGTCGGTGCCCCCGAGGTGGCCGCCGCCGTACGCAAGGTGGTCACCCCGTTCTCCACCAGCACCGCCGCCCAGGCGGGCGCGCTGGCCGCGCTGGCCCAGGCCGACGAGGTGGAGCGACGCTGCGCGCTGGTCGTCGCCGAGCGGGACCGGGTCACCGAGGCGCTGCGCAAGCTCGTCCCCGACGTGCCGACCAGCCAGGCCAACTTCGTCTGGTTGCCACTGGGCGAGCGTGCCGTGGCGTTCGGCCGGGCGTGCGAGACGCGCGGCGTGATCGTGCGGCCGTTCGCCGGGGACGGCGTACGGGTCACCATCGGCACCCCGGCCGAGAACGACGCCTTCCTGGCCGCGGCCGAGGCCGCGCTGTCCTGA
- a CDS encoding RDD family protein — MSVQPGWHVDPADPTTRRWWDGEGWIGAPIPVDATPPDGPPPPEPEPAAEPPAPTSPAAGSPTTAGRPPGAAAGTAGQPWAGQPSGQPGAGQPWAGQPGAGQPWTGQPGAGQPWTGQPGYPGHGVGQPGGPPPGWPYPTWPGRPPEPRPHGVPLAGYGARLLARLVDFGVVLLLNAVVNGWFVWRYFEETAPYLREALRRAMAGDSSREGLPAIGEQAGGLQIAILVIATALWFAYEVPTTAAGGQTLGKRLLRIRAVPVDADQPLGFGRATRRWSTMGMPTLLWFCCGFGLLLQFVDAVSALFDHPLRQALHDKRAQTVVVRVPRSDHADTPTDPEPPGDTA, encoded by the coding sequence GTGAGCGTGCAACCAGGGTGGCACGTCGACCCGGCCGACCCGACCACCCGACGGTGGTGGGACGGCGAGGGCTGGATCGGCGCCCCGATCCCGGTCGACGCCACCCCGCCGGACGGCCCGCCGCCGCCCGAGCCGGAGCCCGCCGCCGAGCCGCCCGCCCCGACCTCCCCCGCCGCCGGCAGCCCGACGACGGCCGGTCGGCCGCCGGGCGCAGCGGCGGGCACTGCCGGCCAGCCCTGGGCCGGACAGCCCTCCGGGCAGCCGGGAGCGGGACAACCCTGGGCGGGGCAGCCGGGAGCAGGGCAGCCCTGGACCGGCCAGCCGGGCGCGGGACAGCCCTGGACCGGGCAGCCCGGGTATCCGGGACACGGGGTCGGACAGCCCGGCGGGCCGCCGCCCGGCTGGCCGTACCCGACCTGGCCGGGGCGTCCGCCCGAGCCGCGTCCGCACGGCGTGCCGCTGGCCGGCTACGGCGCCCGGCTGCTCGCCCGGCTGGTCGACTTCGGCGTCGTCCTGCTGCTCAACGCGGTGGTCAACGGCTGGTTCGTCTGGCGGTACTTCGAGGAGACCGCGCCCTACCTGCGCGAGGCGCTCCGCCGGGCGATGGCCGGCGACTCCTCCCGGGAGGGGCTGCCCGCCATCGGTGAGCAGGCCGGCGGCCTCCAGATCGCCATCCTGGTCATCGCGACCGCGCTCTGGTTCGCCTACGAGGTGCCGACGACGGCCGCCGGCGGGCAGACCCTGGGCAAGCGGCTGCTGCGCATCCGGGCCGTGCCGGTCGACGCCGACCAGCCGCTCGGCTTCGGCCGGGCCACCCGGCGGTGGAGCACCATGGGCATGCCCACCCTGCTCTGGTTCTGCTGCGGCTTCGGCCTGCTGCTCCAGTTCGTCGACGCGGTCTCCGCGCTCTTCGACCACCCGCTGCGCCAGGCGCTGCACGACAAGCGGGCCCAGACGGTCGTGGTGCGGGTGCCGCGCTCCGACCACGCCGACACCCCCACCGACCCCGAACCCCCGGGAGACACCGCATGA
- a CDS encoding RDD family protein, whose product MTQPPSYLTPPAGGPGPAAGGFAPPAGPHPQGYPVPPQPGPYAARPGGYPPPPGPYAGLPGYPPPAPGTPPPGFPGMSPRGLPLASFGDRLLALLIDGLVVGAASLVFIVPALIVFFQMVLPDLTTTADGRPTSDPFTNFLIPMLVLQGVIFVVAFALSYVYQVEMMFKTGQTIGKRAMKIQVVPLDPAATLTRAAAAKRWAVYQIGGAVIPVFSYLDGLWQLWDKPWQQCLHDKFAGTVVVKVAG is encoded by the coding sequence GTGACGCAACCTCCGAGCTACCTGACACCGCCGGCCGGTGGGCCCGGGCCCGCCGCCGGCGGCTTCGCCCCGCCCGCCGGCCCGCACCCGCAGGGGTACCCCGTGCCGCCGCAACCCGGCCCGTACGCCGCCCGCCCCGGCGGCTATCCGCCGCCGCCCGGCCCGTACGCCGGGCTGCCCGGGTACCCGCCGCCGGCACCCGGCACGCCGCCGCCCGGCTTCCCGGGGATGTCGCCGCGCGGCCTGCCGCTGGCCAGCTTCGGTGACCGGCTGCTCGCCCTGCTCATCGACGGGCTGGTGGTCGGCGCGGCCAGCCTGGTCTTCATCGTGCCGGCCCTCATCGTCTTCTTCCAGATGGTCCTGCCCGACCTGACCACCACGGCCGACGGCCGGCCCACCTCCGACCCGTTCACCAACTTCCTGATTCCGATGCTGGTGCTGCAGGGCGTGATCTTCGTGGTGGCGTTCGCCCTGAGCTACGTCTACCAGGTCGAGATGATGTTCAAGACCGGGCAGACCATCGGCAAGCGGGCGATGAAGATCCAGGTGGTGCCGCTCGACCCGGCCGCCACCCTGACCCGCGCGGCGGCGGCCAAGCGGTGGGCCGTCTACCAGATCGGCGGGGCGGTCATTCCCGTCTTCAGCTACCTCGACGGGCTGTGGCAGCTCTGGGACAAGCCGTGGCAGCAGTGCCTCCACGACAAGTTCGCCGGCACCGTCGTCGTTAAGGTTGCCGGGTGA
- the hppD gene encoding 4-hydroxyphenylpyruvate dioxygenase, whose product MTQAIDRPQSTEDIDVDTLVGAVDHDITRDPFPVKGLDHVHFLVGNAKQAAHYYSTAFGMTCVAYRGPEQGYRDHAEYVLTSGSARFVLTGAVRPDAAGAEHVAKHSDGVDDIALEVPDVDAAYAHAVAQGATGLIGPHDVTDAHGTVRLATIAAYGDTRHSLVDRSRYTGPFLPGFVARGPIVDRQPMIAAGLQPKRFFQAVDHVVGNVELGRMDEWVEFYKRVMGFSNMAEFIGDDIATDYSALMSKVVASGTRKVKFPLNEPAVARKKSQIDEYLEFYQGPGAQHIAVATNDILASVDAMRAAGVEFLDTPDSYYDDPELRARIGNVRVPIGELKSRKILVDRDEDGYLLQIFTKPVQDRPTVFFELIERHGSLGFGKGNFKALFEAIEREQEARGNL is encoded by the coding sequence GTGACCCAGGCGATCGACCGACCCCAGTCGACCGAGGACATCGACGTCGACACGCTCGTCGGCGCAGTCGACCACGACATCACCCGTGACCCGTTCCCGGTCAAGGGCCTCGACCACGTGCACTTCCTGGTCGGCAACGCCAAGCAGGCCGCGCACTACTACTCCACCGCGTTCGGCATGACCTGCGTGGCGTACCGGGGGCCGGAGCAGGGCTACCGCGACCACGCCGAGTACGTGCTGACCAGCGGCTCGGCCCGGTTCGTGCTGACCGGCGCGGTCCGCCCCGACGCGGCCGGCGCCGAGCACGTCGCGAAGCACTCCGACGGGGTCGACGACATCGCGCTGGAGGTGCCGGACGTCGACGCCGCCTACGCGCACGCGGTGGCCCAGGGCGCGACCGGCCTGATCGGGCCGCACGACGTGACCGACGCGCACGGCACGGTCCGGCTGGCCACCATCGCCGCGTACGGCGACACCCGGCACAGCCTGGTCGACCGGTCCCGCTACACCGGCCCGTTCCTGCCCGGCTTCGTGGCCCGGGGACCGATCGTCGACCGGCAGCCGATGATCGCCGCCGGCCTCCAGCCGAAGCGCTTCTTCCAGGCCGTCGACCACGTGGTCGGCAACGTCGAACTCGGCCGGATGGACGAGTGGGTGGAGTTCTACAAGCGGGTGATGGGCTTCTCCAACATGGCGGAGTTCATCGGCGACGACATCGCCACCGACTACTCGGCGCTGATGAGCAAGGTCGTCGCCAGCGGCACCCGGAAGGTGAAGTTCCCGCTCAACGAGCCGGCGGTGGCCCGCAAGAAGTCCCAGATCGACGAGTACCTGGAGTTCTACCAGGGCCCCGGCGCGCAGCACATCGCCGTCGCCACCAACGACATCCTGGCCAGCGTCGACGCGATGCGGGCGGCCGGCGTCGAGTTCCTCGACACCCCCGACTCGTACTACGACGACCCGGAGCTGCGTGCCCGGATCGGCAACGTCCGGGTGCCGATCGGGGAGCTGAAGTCCCGCAAGATCCTGGTCGACCGGGACGAGGACGGCTACCTGCTCCAGATCTTCACCAAGCCGGTGCAGGACCGGCCGACGGTCTTCTTCGAGCTGATCGAGCGGCACGGCTCGCTCGGTTTCGGCAAGGGCAACTTCAAGGCGCTGTTCGAAGCCATCGAGCGTGAGCAGGAAGCGCGCGGCAATTTGTAA
- a CDS encoding Lrp/AsnC family transcriptional regulator — MSAGQGVQLDALDGRLVQLLAEEPRIGVLECSRRLGVARGTVQARLDKLVDRGVIGGFGPEISPAAIGFAVTSFVTLEISQRHGHDTVTAHLAAIPEVLEAHTITGASDLLCRIVARSNTDLQRVIDQIVSSEAIRRASTIIALAEQIPYRTLPLLRSAAGS, encoded by the coding sequence ATGAGTGCTGGGCAGGGTGTACAGCTCGACGCGCTGGACGGCAGGCTGGTCCAGCTCCTCGCCGAGGAACCCCGGATCGGGGTGCTGGAATGCTCCCGCCGGCTCGGGGTGGCCCGGGGCACCGTCCAGGCCCGGCTGGACAAGCTCGTCGACCGGGGGGTCATCGGCGGGTTCGGCCCGGAGATCAGTCCGGCGGCGATCGGGTTCGCGGTGACCAGCTTCGTCACCCTGGAGATCAGCCAGCGGCACGGCCACGACACGGTGACCGCCCATCTGGCGGCGATCCCGGAGGTGCTGGAGGCGCACACCATCACCGGGGCGAGCGACCTGCTCTGCCGGATCGTGGCCCGCTCCAACACCGACCTCCAGCGGGTGATCGACCAGATCGTCTCGTCGGAGGCGATCCGGCGGGCCTCCACGATCATCGCGCTGGCCGAGCAGATCCCCTACCGCACCCTGCCGCTGCTGCGTTCCGCCGCCGGCTCCTGA